The proteins below come from a single Argentina anserina chromosome 1, drPotAnse1.1, whole genome shotgun sequence genomic window:
- the LOC126790077 gene encoding protein RADIALIS-like 3: MASNSLSSRSSGSSWTPKQNKLFEKALALYDKDTPDRWQKVARAVGGKSAEEVKRHYEILIEDVKHIESGRIPYPDYRNSD; this comes from the coding sequence ATGGCATCCAACTCACTTTCTTCGCGAAGCTCGGGTTCCTCATGGACTCCTAAGCAGAACAAACTGTTCGAAAAGGCGCTAGCCTTGTACGACAAGGATACCCCCGACCGCTGGCAGAAGGTGGCCAGAGCCGTGGGAGGGAAGTCCGCGGAGGAGGTGAAGAGGCACTATGAGATACTCATTGAGGATGTCAAGCACATTGAGTCTGGTAGAATTCCATATCCTGATTACAGGAACAGCGACTAA
- the LOC126789897 gene encoding uncharacterized protein LOC126789897, with the protein MAASKLSSCIAMAIAAAAMPSLSSRAYADGGGGFRFPFSSSSSSSSSSDPKDPSSSGRSEPEPEEPRGSGMDPEALERAAKALREINSSKNSKQIFDMMRKQEQTRQIELSAEKAHYQAQQSHADIERQRKLAEEQRDIVQQDAQRKAQVMRYEDELARKRMQTEHETQRQHNIELVRMQEESSMRKERARQATEEQIQAQHRQTEKERAELERETIRVKALAEAEGRAHEAKLTEDQNRRMLIERMNGEKEKWLAAINTAFSHIEGGFRTLLTDRNKLVMTVGGATALAAGVYTTREGSRVIWGYVNRILGQPSLIRESSISRYPGSEIISQAKNKVLNYGTAGAASGLLKNGLGNIVLHPSLQRRIEQLARATANTKAHQAPFPNMMFYGPPGTGKTMVAREIARKSGLDYAMMTGGDVAPLGAQAVTKIHQIFDWAKKSNKGLLLFIDEADAFLCERNSTHMSESQRSALNALLFRTGDQSRDIVLVLATNRPGDLDSAITDRIDEVIEFPLPGEEERFKLLKLYLNKYLSGEENTSKWGSLYKKQQQKITMKDLSDDVIRKAARKTEGFSGREIAKLMAGVQASVYGRPDCVLDSQLFEEIVDYKVREHQQRISLAAEGGYGIFGLA; encoded by the exons ATGGCGGCCTCGAAGCTCTCTTCCTGCATAGCCATGGCCATCGCGGCCGCCGCTATGCCGTCGCTCTCCTCACGCGCCTACGCcgacggcggcggcggcttTCGATTTCCGTtctcgtcgtcgtcgtcgtcttcttcttcgtcgGATCCGAAGGACCCGAGCTCGAGTGGAAGATCCGAACCCGAGCCCGAAGAGCCCAGAGGGTCAGGCATGGACCCGGAGGCTTTGGAGAGAGCTGCCAAAGCTCTCAGAGAAATCAATAGCTCTAAGAACTCTAAGCAG ATTTTCGACATGATGAGGAAGCAGGAACAGACTCGGCAGATCGAGTTGTCTGCTGAGAAGGCTCATTATCAAGCTCAGCAGTCTCATGCCGACATT GAAAGGCAGAGGAAATTGGCTGAAGAGCAAAGAGATATTGTACAGCAAGACGCACAGCGAAAGGCGCAAGTTATGCGATACGAAGATGAACTTGCCAGGAAAAGAATGCAG ACAGAACATGAAACCCAGAGGCAGCATAATATTGAGTTAGTTAGAATGCAAGAGGAGTCCTCTATGAGGAAAGAGCGAGCAAGACAGGCTACTGAAGAACAGATCCAAGCTCAGCATCGTCAGACCGAAAAAGAGAGAGCTGAGCTAGAAAGAgaaaccataagagtgaaggccCTGGCAGAGGCAGAAGGTCGGGCCCATGAAGCAAAATTGACCGAGGACCAAAACAGGAGAATGCTTATAGAGCGGATGAAtggtgaaaaagaaaaatggctTGCTGCAATAAATACAGCTTTCAGTCACATTGAAG GGGGTTTTAGGACTTTGCTGACCGATAGGAATAAATTGGTTATGACTGTTGGAGGTGCCACAGCATTGGCTGCAGGTGTTTATACAACTAG GGAAGGTTCTAGGGTTATATGGGGCTATGTCAACCGAATACTTGGGCAGCCATCGTTGATTCGAGAATCATCCATTTCAAGATATCCAGGTTCAGAGATAATTTCTCAAGCAAAGAATAAGGTTTTAAATTATGGTACAGCAGGTGCAGCTTCTGGGTTACTGAAGAATGGTCTTGGAAATATTGTTCTCCATCCTTCGTTGCAGAGGAGAATAGAACAACTTGCTCGAGCTACAGCAAACACTAAGGCTCATCAGGCACCCTTTCCCAACATGATGTTTTATGGCCCCCCTGGTACTGGTAAAACTATGGTTGCAAGGGAAATAGCTCGGAAATCG GGTTTGGATTATGCTATGATGACTGGAGGGGATGTTGCACCCCTGGGTGCACAGGCTGTTACTAAGATCCATCAGATATTTGATTGGGCAAAAAAGTCAAACAAAGGTCTACTACTCTTCATTGACGAGGCAGATGCATTCCTATGCGA GCGTAACAGCACACATATGAGTGAATCTCAGCGTAGTGCTCTAAATGCATTGCTGTTCAGAACTGGAGATCAGTCTAGAGACATAGTTCTAGTACTTGCTACAAACAGGCCAGGTGATCTTGACAGTGCTATCACTGACCGGATAGATGAAGTGATTGAGTTCCCACTTCCTGGAGAGGAGGAACGATTTAAATTATTGAAACTCTATTTGAacaagtatctttctggtgaAGAGAACACCTCTAAATGGGGCTCTCTGTACAAGAAGCAGCAACAGAAGATAACAATGAAGGATCTGTCTGATGATGTGATTCGAAAGGCAGCCAGGAAAACAGAAGGGTTCTCTGGGCGCGAGATAGCTAAACTCATGGCTGGTGTTCAAGCATCTGTTTACGGGCGCCCAGATTGTGTATTGGACTCCCAATTGTTTGAGGAGATTGTAGATTACAAAGTTCGGGAGCAC